The window AACGCCGCTATGGACAGAAGAGCTgaagggaggaggtggagaatgGTTTGGTGTCCATCTGCTTCACGAGTACTTCCTGTGGGGTCACGCTGGGGTCAACCTCtctggaacaaacacaaaatatcaatgagtgatgacacagaacagaacacgtgtgtgtgtttatgtatgtgatTGAGATGGTGATAAGgcagaaaggagggaaagaaagcaTGGCGGACAGAGACTCACGTGTGTGGTGAGCCGTAGAACAGATTATTCATAAACGTCCTTCTTGTCTGCGATATACTGTACAATCTCGTCAGGACTCATCAGCTTCTCGGCTTCTGCGTCAGGGATCTCAAAgcctgcacaaaaacacacagtacaagATCCCGTGATCAGCCGAAAGttacactcaaacacaccacagaggtCATCGCCACTGTTTCACCTGGTCCCATGAACACCACGTATCCAGATTGGTGATTCCTCATTTATCAGATAAACTTAACGATTAAGTgttctcattaaaaaaaaaaaaaatactaaaaataatCTATCCATAACAGAGATCACAGGAATATGTCCCTTCAAATTGATCAAGTAAAATAATTGTTATTATATATCAATGGGCTGGTAACACATTATCAGCTGCAGCGTCTACAGTTACTGTGCCGTTcacagtgcgcacacacacagaaatacacacacagaaatacactggTCTGCACTCTCAACACACTCTAGCTCCAGAAACCTTATAACCTGCAAACTCAATTTACACCATAAAATCTTGTTATTACATTTCTCATCCTTTCCCTACTCACTTCCCTAGCAGCTCTGCCGCTCGCTCACCCTAACCCTCGCAGACACTCCATTGTGCTGATGAGTGACATTAATAGGTTGTGACAGATAGCCACGTGCTTGCAGATACAGAGCCTGTGTTCGCAATAATAACCGGTTAAAATGTTTAGGAAATGATGAGCAGAAACACAAGTCTAATTTTTATCGGTACCAAATTCTTTGCACTTTGGACTCTGGTCTAAGTTGGAACCGAATTTTCAGTTCTCAACCCTTGTAACTCTAAATGTGTAATACTGTGCACCCTGACAGACAAGCAGCTACAAGTACAAGCTGGCACACCGACAGACACTCACCAAACTCATCCTCCATGGCCATGATGATCTCCACCTGGTCCAGGCTGTCCAGACCCAGGTCTTTCATGAAGTGGGAGGTCGTCTGCAGCTGTGGAGCAGAACGTAACAAAAACGTCACAAATAGAATTTACCACTATCATGATCTGAATGTGAATCAGGGATATTCCAAACAAGTACTGACGAACATTCATACAATTTAAGTTTCTCATTAGCAGCAACACTCAAATTCAAAGATTCCAGAGGATTTTCTCCACATATGGAAACGTCACATGCAACCTGTTGTGACCACTGTACAGTGATAGTTTCTTTACTCATCAGTGCTCGCTCTCACCTTCTCAGGGTTGATCTTGTCGTAGAGCTTGAGGACGTACATGACACGATCTTTGATGCTCTCTATGGTGAGGGGGGGCAGGTCTCCATACTGTCGGCACAACACGCCCACTGAGGGGAtctgaagaggaagacaaagaggtggagagggtCAGGAGCAGGGGCGGTGAGGTGGACAGAGGTCATGGAAATGTGTGGTGATATTTCAGAAAGAGACACCAGCTCATGACGGAGCTTGAAGCTATTTAGGCGAACTTCCCATCTGTGGGTCATACTATTagaaacacaaactgtacaaGGCTGTAGCTCAAGAGTGACAGGAGGATCCCATACATACAGGATGGACAAATAATTCAGTAATTAACAAGAAATTGGTGAGACGACTGTCATACTCTTTCCTGTAAATGTAGACAATCAACAGGATGTTTTCATCTCCCTTCACATACAAGCACAGCCTGTCATCATCCTTATTGCGGGCAACTTGCCATCACTGAATAAGTCGCTAAGTCGTTATTAAGCTAACAACATCACACGTTATAAAAGTATTTACACGACGCAGCAGTGATTTATAGTTCAAATACCATGCTTATCTGGCCAGAAATCATTAGCTGTTGCTTGGCTAGAATTGGCTATATTGTGTTAGAAGACGCTTGGGTTGTGTTGAGGCATCCATATGACTCCAGGCTGCAGGTGTAAAAGCGGCAACAACATAAATGAACTCACCAAACTTGCTAACTAGCTCGGTAGCTAGTTAGCCAGGCAAAACATGGCCGTtgtgtaattaaaaaatatGACGTTAGAGGCTTTCAGGGATTCCAGTCGGGATATCACCCCAACAGATTTTCACTCACGGTAAAATAAATTGCTCGCATGCCACCATGAACTTTCAGCAGGCTGGGTTTGCCTGACAGTTTTGAAAGGCGTCGGTAGGTCACAGCAGCGAACGCTAGGCCACGGCTCTTCAATGTTACGGGAGACTCACCTGGCTCTGACCGAGCCACCGCGTCCTCCGGCTGTCTGCGGCGAAGGAGAGAGGTCGGTGGATAGCTGCTGCTGGGAcggcagcagctctgactgcCAGGTTGCCGGAGGTAAGCCTCAGCGAGGGCCGGGCGAGCGAGCGGACACAGTGCTGCAGGACACGAGCCGCCATGACGGAGAAAAGTGATTGGTACTTCCCAGCGTGCAACGCGAAGAAGAAACGGAGTCAAGGGCTCCGTGCGGCACGCATGCGTACAACACAAGCTGTGTATTTATTTCgaatattttgatttatttatgcGTTCTACAGTGTCATTTACGAAATATACAATGCAAATATGCACAATTATTAACATTTGCTTTAATAAATGGTAAAAGTGTTGAGGAGCAAGGAATCAGCTCAGGTAAGACCAATCAATCACAGAATAACATTAGTGATGAGTAGTTTAATAATTAGAAAGCCAAATGACCTGAAGGAGCAGATAAATCCAACGCTTTATACACACCCCAACTATTAAACGCAGCAAGTGGGATATAACAAATGCCAGggaactgtttctttttttttagcataaGAAAACTCATCGATGATTTGACGCACaacttgttttgtctgaaaatcCATTCAACAGAgtaggcagaggaggagaagctgagcgAGCAGACAGCAAAgtagagagcagaaagagataGATGCGTTAGTTATTATTACCCAATTATACCCGTTGTCTTCAGCATTTTACCAAATTCACAGCCATGGAGTTGTCTGAAATACTGTACAACAAAGCGGAGTACATTGAGACGGTAATGTGTTTGATTATGAGCcgctgttagctagctagtcGCTTGCTATTTGGCTAACTGACGCTGAACGGGGCGTTGGGCGTTGGATAACTAAAATCATCGTTTGTGCTCACTCTAGATAGACAGTAAAGGCACAAAAGACACTTCAGTACAGTTATTAAccatttctgttgtttgattTCAGGCTTCTGGCAACAAAGTGAGCAGGCAGTCAGTGCTGTGTGGGAGTCAAAACATCGTCCTCAATGGCAAAGTAAGGAAAACACACCTGCCTGCCACTGGGTTACACAGCTTTCTGGCAGggtttaaactgtgtgtgtttgtgtctttgttctgtcCTCCAGACGATTGTCATGAATGACTGCATCATCAGAGGCGACCTGGCTAATGTCAGGGTGGGCAGACACTGCGTGGTGAAGAGCCGGAGCGTCATTCGACCACCTTTCAAAAAGTTCAGCAAAGGGTAAACCATCCTTTTCTTACGGCTAACACTGAAGCTACAGCTGGCCCAAACTGACAAAACCaaatattttaatgaaatttaTATTatgcttgtattttttttttcactcgattacagtacattttaaagaaaataaactcaaattctctgattccagcttcttaaatgtggatattttctaGTGTCTTTACTCCTCTATGATAGTGAATTGAATATATTTGAGTTGTggtcaaaacaagacatctgaggACTGTTACGGTGGAAGGTAGGCAgtaagctccaccccttcaatgatgtgcacct of the Chaetodon auriga isolate fChaAug3 chromosome 16, fChaAug3.hap1, whole genome shotgun sequence genome contains:
- the LOC143333508 gene encoding acyl carrier protein, mitochondrial-like — protein: MAARVLQHCVRSLARPSLRLTSGNLAVRAAAVPAAAIHRPLSFAADSRRTRWLGQSQIPSVGVLCRQYGDLPPLTIESIKDRVMYVLKLYDKINPEKLQTTSHFMKDLGLDSLDQVEIIMAMEDEFGFEIPDAEAEKLMSPDEIVQYIADKKDVYE